From Virgibacillus ihumii, the proteins below share one genomic window:
- a CDS encoding metal-dependent hydrolase, with protein MTGKTHLIGGLTAGIAVQYFTGHYTQDLLFLASCTAGSLLPDICHGGSKIGRKLPIISHLIRFLFGHRTVTHSLLFMVILGAILSSTPVPASITAGIIIGMASHLLLDAATARGIALLWPLTLKIRLPIYTHTGGVIEHVVMALMIVATGYIGYQMYIF; from the coding sequence ATGACAGGCAAAACACATCTTATCGGAGGTTTAACAGCCGGGATAGCCGTTCAATACTTTACAGGCCATTATACACAGGATCTGCTGTTTTTAGCATCATGCACAGCTGGATCATTGCTGCCGGATATTTGTCATGGAGGCTCCAAAATCGGGCGAAAGCTGCCCATTATATCACACCTTATCCGCTTCCTGTTTGGTCACCGGACGGTAACACACAGCTTGTTATTCATGGTTATTTTGGGTGCGATTTTATCATCCACGCCAGTACCGGCAAGCATCACAGCCGGCATCATTATTGGCATGGCGAGTCATTTGCTGTTGGATGCGGCAACAGCACGCGGGATTGCATTATTATGGCCGCTGACCCTGAAAATACGGCTGCCGATTTATACGCATACCGGTGGAGTTATTGAACATGTTGTCATGGCTTTGATGATTGTAGCTACTGGATATATCGGGTATCAGATGTATATTTTTTGA